GGTGTTGCATGTAAGTAGCATTAAAAGTCTCAAATGCGGTACTGATATGTTCTCTTTATAGAAAGCAGGTATAATCTGTTTAACGTATTCATCGGCTTTTTTGACCTGCCACTTCTTCTTTCCTGGCTCCCTTATCTAGCGAAGATTAATTAGCCCTTAAAATGAACTCCATGGTATAAGCATGGTACTCTGGCTGAGTAATGCCTTGGACATATATTAGATTATGTTCCTGGGTGTACTTCTTCTTATAGGCTTGGTCTACCAAAAGGTTCATGTGGGCATCGGTTAACTGTTTGCCGGTTACCTTTAGAACCTGATCTCCCAACTTTAATTCTCCCACGCCCTGCTCCTGAAAGGCCGTAAACCAACTTCTGTTGCTTTTGGCCCAGCTTCGGGCGAACACTCTTCCCTCTACCGCCACCATCCAGATGTCTAGGAATTTGTCACGGTCTGTACCGCCTTTTACGCCTGCTAGGGTATGACTCTCTAAGTAATCTAAGCCTTCTTGAGGGAAGTGAAGATTGTTCATGGATATAAGGGGTTTAGAGTTTCGTAAAAGAAAAGCAGCATTGTATAAGCAATGGTGAAAGCTTTCTGCAATGGTAGCGTTTACAAAGTGTTAGGTATGATTATTAGCTTATTTGAATTCATCTGTAAAAGAATCATCCCATTTAAAGGCGTTTACTATCCAACCATTAGAGTTTTTGTAATAAGTAAAGATTAACCTTATGGCAGAATTCTGATAACGTACTAAATAAGTTTCTTTAAGCGCAATATCACTTATCGACTCGGTTCTAACTTTTAACGCGCCTATTGGTTCTCCAAACCTTTCATTTAATAAATTCAAATATTTAATAGTTTTTTCTTCCAGGCCTTCAAGTTCATTTTCAGGAATTGGCCAATAGGAGGACAATTCTTGAAAGGATTCGGAAATTTTATTGCTATTGAATAATTCGGCAACCTTTTTAGATAGTTGTTCAGTTTGAGCCCTATCTTTTAAAAACTTATTCTGTGCATTTGCACTAATTGTAAGAAGGAAGAAAAATAAAAAGGTAAATGTTGTTCTCATTTTTACTCTATCTAATTTTGATTAACGTTAGGTAATATGCCATTTTATATCTTATAAATACAAGGGCTGAAGTTTGTATAAGGGTATTTAATTCTTGATAAAGAGATGTAAGCCACAAATATTAGCTAAACGTAGCTAAGCATTTAACTGTACAATCGCCTTCCCATTTCAAGCCCATTTTCTCAAAAACAGGCTCAAAACAGCCTAGCTCAACAAGCTCTCAATATCTTCCTTGGTCAACCGTTTAATGACGGCTTCATCAGTAGAAATAAGGTCTGAGACCATTTGCAGTTTCTTGTCCTGCAGGGCCAGGATCTTCTCTTCCACGCTGTTCTTGGTGATGAATTTGTAGGTGAAGACGGTATTCTGCTGGCCAATGCGGTGGGCACGGTCAATGGCCTGGGCCTCTACGGCGGGGTTCCACCAGGGGTCCAGAATGAACACGTAGTCGGCGGCAGTGAGATTAAGGCCTACGCCCCCCGCTTTTAAAGAGATAAGGAAGACGGGGAGTTTAGGGTCGTTCTGGAAGTTGTTGACCTGGGCCTGGCGGTCTTTGGTGGAGCCGTCCAGGTAGGCGTATTTGATCTTGCGCTCGTCCAGGGCGGCGCGCACAATGTCCAGGTGCTTTACAAATTGGCTGAAAATAAGCACTTTGTGGCCTTCGCTCACCACGTTGCGGGTAAGGCGCATCACCTCGCCCAGCTTGCCAGATTCTGCCTCTGAGGCCGGGTCTGCCATGCGTGGGTGGTTGGCTATCTGGCGCAGCTTCATCAAGCCCTGTAAGAGCATGAACTGCGACTTGGCCGCGCCCTGCTCCTCTATGTTCTTGAGGATCTTGTTGCGGTAGTAAGACTTGGTTTCCTCGTAGGCGTGCTCCTGCTCCTCGGTCATCTTGCAGTACGTGACGTGCTCAATCTTTTCGGGCAGTTCTTTGGCTACTTGGCTTTTGTGGCGGCGCAGGATAAAGGGCTTGATGAGCGCGTGCAGGCGGTGCGTCTTCTGCTCGTCTTTCAGCTTCTCAATGGGGCGCAGGAACTCCTTCTTAAAGAAGTTCTGGGTGCCCAAGAGGCCCGGGTTAATGAACGACATCTGGCTCCAGAGATCCAGCGTGCTGTTCTCTACGGGCGTACCGGTCAAGATCAAGCGGTGCTTGGACTTGAGCTCGCGTATGCTGATGGAGGTATTGGAATTGGGGTTCTTGATGGCCTGGCTCTCGTCCAGAATCACGTAGTCAAAGATGTATTTCTTCAGGATCTCATGATCCAGACGTACAATGCCGTAAGACGTGAGAATAAGGTCATAGTGCTTGAACTGTGATACGTTCTTATTTCGGTACGTGCCGGTATAAGTGAGAATGCGCAGCTGGGGCGTGAATTTCTGAGCCTCGGCTAACCAGTTGTAAATCAAAGAGGTAGGCATGACCAGCAAAGACGCGCTTTGGGCGCCGTTCTCTTTACGGTGCTGCAGCATGGCCAATGTCTGCACGGTTTTGCCCAGACCCATGTCATCTGCCAGGCAACCCCCGAAGTGGTATTCCTGCACAAAATGCAGCCAGTTATAGCCCGCTTTCTGGTACGGCCTGAGCTCGCCTTTAAAGCCGGCCGGCAAAGGCTTGTCTTCCACAGACTCAAACTCGCGCAGCTTCTCCAGTTTGCGGCTCATGGTCACATGGGCCAGGTTGCCGTTCTGCAGGTCGCTTACCAGGGAGAGGTGGTGCTTGCGCAGCTTCATCTCGTCTTCGCCCTCAGAGAAGGCAAACAATTCCAGGTACTGGGTAAACCACTCCTCCGGAATGATGGCAATCTGACCATTGGGCAGTTTGTACTCGCGGCGCTTGGTTAAGATGTGGTTACGCAGCTTGATAAACGGAATCTCATAGGGCCCAAACCGAACCGTGCCGTAGATGTCAAACCAGTCATTGGACTCGTTGATGCCTACGTTCACGCTGGTCTCGCCAATAAAGTAATTCTTCTCAGACTGGCTTTGCTTAAGCGTAAAGCCCAGTTCTTCCAGGGCCTTGGCATAGGTGTTAAGCCACCCGAAGGCCTTGGGTTTTTCCATGACAGCCTTGCCGTTCCTGATCTCCAGGCCGCGGCTGGACAGTTCGCGTAGAAAGGCTATCTCCTTCTCCTGGTCGCGGTGCAGCCTATGGAAAATGTAGGAATCCTCGGTCTTCTCCACGTTCACGCTAATATTCCGGGTTTCCTGCGTGCCCACCTGGTAGGTGCCGTACTGGAAACTCAACTGGAAGACAATCTTGTCGCCGTCTGAGAGCTGATGGGTGGGTTCTTCCTCCTCGTCTGAGCCGGCGGCGGCAAACAGGGCCGGGGCTGGTTCGCCCACGGTCAATTCAGAGAACTGCAGTTGCGGCTGTGGCACGTAGCGCTCAGACTTAATGTCAAAGCCTTTGGCGTAGACGTCAAACTGCTCTACCAGCGGGGCCACAAACTTGCGGTAATAGCTTTCCTCCACGTTGCGGGGCACCACAATGAATTTTTTGTTGAGGAAAGGCAGCAGTTTCTTGCCATCTACCTGTTTCTCAAAGCTATACATTACGTCATTGAGCAGCAGCCAGGCAGGTTCTTTGCAGACAAGCACGGCGTCCTGGTACTGGAACTCCAAGCGCTCACCCTTGTATTTTATGGTAGGGAAATAATGGGTGTTTTCCTCGTTTCTCCGGAAATGGAACAGCACGGTGGCTTTCTCGGGGGCCATCTGCACGCGTTTCCAGGTAGGCTCACCGTCTTTGCCCATGATAAAGACCATCTTCTCCTGGAGCAGGTCCAGAATTTTGGACATGCGGCTCTGCACGTAGTGGTCTATGTTTTCCTGCAGTTGCTTATCGCCTTTGGCGGGGTCATAGGTCTTCAGGAAGAAATCTGCCAGGGTGGTTTTCTTGACGGCAAAGCGCTTGAAAACCACATCCTGCTGGATCTGGTCTATGAGCTCAATTAGTTTGAAGTCTGTCTTGTCAAGACGGGCGGCAAACTCATCTGCGTTCTTGCTGGAGATGTTCTGGTGCTGGAGCGTGAGTTGCTTCTTGGAGTTGACCTGCACCACAAAAGACTCAAACAAATAGCCCAGGTATTCATGCTCAAAAAGAGAATAAATAACTTGAAAAGGCTGTGTAGTGAATACTTTCATGGCTGAAGCTTTCTATCCCAACTTTGAAAGTACAACAAAAAGTTTTTTCTACCCAGGGAAAG
This Rufibacter radiotolerans DNA region includes the following protein-coding sequences:
- a CDS encoding DEAD/DEAH box helicase codes for the protein MKVFTTQPFQVIYSLFEHEYLGYLFESFVVQVNSKKQLTLQHQNISSKNADEFAARLDKTDFKLIELIDQIQQDVVFKRFAVKKTTLADFFLKTYDPAKGDKQLQENIDHYVQSRMSKILDLLQEKMVFIMGKDGEPTWKRVQMAPEKATVLFHFRRNEENTHYFPTIKYKGERLEFQYQDAVLVCKEPAWLLLNDVMYSFEKQVDGKKLLPFLNKKFIVVPRNVEESYYRKFVAPLVEQFDVYAKGFDIKSERYVPQPQLQFSELTVGEPAPALFAAAGSDEEEEPTHQLSDGDKIVFQLSFQYGTYQVGTQETRNISVNVEKTEDSYIFHRLHRDQEKEIAFLRELSSRGLEIRNGKAVMEKPKAFGWLNTYAKALEELGFTLKQSQSEKNYFIGETSVNVGINESNDWFDIYGTVRFGPYEIPFIKLRNHILTKRREYKLPNGQIAIIPEEWFTQYLELFAFSEGEDEMKLRKHHLSLVSDLQNGNLAHVTMSRKLEKLREFESVEDKPLPAGFKGELRPYQKAGYNWLHFVQEYHFGGCLADDMGLGKTVQTLAMLQHRKENGAQSASLLVMPTSLIYNWLAEAQKFTPQLRILTYTGTYRNKNVSQFKHYDLILTSYGIVRLDHEILKKYIFDYVILDESQAIKNPNSNTSISIRELKSKHRLILTGTPVENSTLDLWSQMSFINPGLLGTQNFFKKEFLRPIEKLKDEQKTHRLHALIKPFILRRHKSQVAKELPEKIEHVTYCKMTEEQEHAYEETKSYYRNKILKNIEEQGAAKSQFMLLQGLMKLRQIANHPRMADPASEAESGKLGEVMRLTRNVVSEGHKVLIFSQFVKHLDIVRAALDERKIKYAYLDGSTKDRQAQVNNFQNDPKLPVFLISLKAGGVGLNLTAADYVFILDPWWNPAVEAQAIDRAHRIGQQNTVFTYKFITKNSVEEKILALQDKKLQMVSDLISTDEAVIKRLTKEDIESLLS
- a CDS encoding DUF2255 family protein — encoded protein: MNNLHFPQEGLDYLESHTLAGVKGGTDRDKFLDIWMVAVEGRVFARSWAKSNRSWFTAFQEQGVGELKLGDQVLKVTGKQLTDAHMNLLVDQAYKKKYTQEHNLIYVQGITQPEYHAYTMEFILRAN